Proteins encoded in a region of the Bradyrhizobium sp. CB3481 genome:
- a CDS encoding GntR family transcriptional regulator yields MLHEEVVGRVRAMLLDGEIPPGARIPERDLCDRLQISRTPLREALKVLAAEGLVQLLPNRGSRAARLTDKDMRDLFEVCQGLEALAGELACERITDSEIAEVAAAHAAMVRHYGERDLLQYYRCNRTIHEAIIAAAGNPVLSGLYESVTARIRRARYVTPMTPQRWALAVQEHEAILNALQRRDGVGLSHILRAHLRHKRDEVLEAGFAESEPQEQARAS; encoded by the coding sequence ATGCTGCATGAGGAAGTCGTAGGCCGCGTCCGCGCCATGCTGCTTGACGGCGAGATTCCGCCGGGTGCGCGGATCCCCGAGCGCGACCTCTGCGACAGGCTGCAGATCTCGCGCACCCCGCTGCGCGAAGCCCTCAAGGTGCTCGCCGCCGAGGGCCTGGTTCAACTGCTGCCGAACCGCGGCTCACGCGCGGCGAGGCTGACCGACAAGGACATGCGCGACCTGTTCGAGGTATGCCAGGGACTGGAAGCCCTGGCCGGCGAACTCGCCTGCGAGCGCATCACGGATTCCGAAATCGCCGAGGTCGCCGCCGCCCATGCCGCGATGGTGCGGCACTACGGCGAGCGCGACCTTCTGCAGTACTACCGCTGCAACCGCACCATCCATGAGGCGATCATTGCCGCCGCCGGCAACCCGGTGCTGTCAGGCCTCTATGAATCCGTCACTGCCCGCATTCGCCGCGCGCGCTACGTCACGCCGATGACGCCGCAGCGCTGGGCGCTCGCGGTGCAGGAGCACGAAGCCATCCTCAATGCACTGCAACGCCGCGACGGCGTCGGGCTGTCGCATATTCTTCGCGCGCATCTGCGCCATAAGCGCGACGAGGTCCTGGAGGCCGGCTTCGCAGAGAGTGAGCCGCAAGAGCAGGCGCGCGCGTCCTAG
- a CDS encoding enoyl-CoA hydratase/isomerase family protein: MDQETAVREDDLLFALDDGIGRITFNRPQARNAFTFEMYERLAEICERANRDHAIKVLLLRGAGDKAFAAGTDINQFRAFKTPQDGLDYENRIDRVLGILETCRVPTIAAINGACTGGGAGVAACCDLRIGTKSTRMGFPIARTLGNCLSMSNVSRITTLIGPARVKDLIFTARLIDAGEAASVGLLNEVVDDLTALDKRADEVARLVAGHAPLTLSATKQAVARLQKRLSREEGEDLILMCYTSQDFREGLDAFLTKRAPQWRGQ, encoded by the coding sequence ATGGACCAGGAGACAGCGGTACGGGAGGATGACCTCCTGTTTGCCCTCGATGACGGCATCGGCCGCATCACCTTCAACCGCCCGCAGGCGCGCAACGCCTTCACGTTCGAGATGTACGAGCGGCTGGCCGAGATCTGCGAGCGCGCCAACCGCGACCACGCCATTAAGGTGCTGCTGCTGCGCGGAGCCGGCGACAAGGCGTTTGCTGCAGGCACCGACATCAACCAGTTCCGGGCCTTCAAGACGCCGCAAGACGGGCTCGACTACGAGAACCGGATCGATCGCGTGCTCGGCATTCTCGAAACCTGCCGGGTGCCGACCATCGCCGCGATCAATGGCGCTTGCACCGGCGGCGGCGCGGGCGTTGCAGCCTGCTGCGATCTGCGCATCGGCACGAAGAGCACGCGAATGGGATTTCCGATCGCGCGCACGCTCGGCAATTGCCTGTCGATGTCGAATGTCAGCCGCATCACCACCTTGATCGGCCCGGCACGGGTCAAGGACCTGATCTTCACGGCACGGCTGATCGACGCCGGGGAGGCGGCCTCGGTTGGGCTGCTCAACGAAGTCGTCGATGATCTCACAGCGCTCGACAAGCGCGCCGACGAGGTCGCGCGGCTCGTTGCCGGCCACGCGCCGCTGACGCTGAGTGCGACCAAGCAGGCGGTTGCGCGCTTACAGAAACGGCTATCGCGCGAGGAGGGCGAGGACCTCATCCTGATGTGCTACACCAGCCAGGACTTCCGTGAAGGGCTCGACGCGTTTCTCACCAAGCGCGCGCCGCAATGGCGCGGCCAATAG
- a CDS encoding tripartite tricarboxylate transporter TctB family protein yields the protein MISRRALEIAAAALTGIFGAVVVISSLDNGIGWSSAGVDAGTFPFLTGVIIVLGSLYNVAQGALGRGTLAIVRTAVTPSELRRLAGLFVPAAIFVAVIPLLGMYLASAGYVFAVLALPRRQTVLRALVIAAATPLALYVVFERMFQVSLPHGALAAAFGF from the coding sequence ATGATATCCCGACGCGCGCTCGAAATCGCCGCTGCGGCGCTGACCGGAATCTTCGGCGCCGTGGTCGTCATATCCAGCCTCGACAACGGCATCGGCTGGTCGAGCGCCGGGGTCGACGCCGGCACCTTTCCGTTCCTGACCGGCGTCATCATCGTGCTCGGCAGCCTCTACAATGTCGCCCAGGGCGCGCTCGGACGCGGCACGCTTGCCATTGTCAGGACAGCCGTCACGCCGTCTGAACTGCGCCGCCTCGCGGGGCTGTTCGTTCCAGCCGCGATTTTCGTCGCCGTCATTCCCTTGCTGGGGATGTATCTCGCGTCGGCGGGTTACGTGTTCGCGGTGCTGGCGCTGCCCCGGCGGCAGACGGTGTTGCGCGCGCTGGTCATCGCCGCGGCGACCCCGCTTGCGCTCTACGTCGTGTTCGAGCGCATGTTCCAGGTGTCGCTGCCGCACGGCGCGCTCGCCGCCGCATTCGGTTTCTGA
- a CDS encoding CoA transferase has protein sequence MSLQDHTTPRSGPLAGLKVIDLTHVMAGPTCTLMLADMGADVIKIEKWPNGDDTRHSVPPTIGDEAASFLMMNRNKRGIVLDLKTAGGKEVLRRLIADADVLVENFAPGAMERLGFGYEELHRDFPALIYCSLSGFGRTGPYKHRRGFDLVAQAMSGIMSFTGERPDGPPVKCGPPLSDITAGLLASMGILAAYSHRLKTGEGQWVETSLFEAALVQTYWQSTIALASNVAPRAMGSAHPLNAPYQAFEASDGWLVVGGANKKHWLLMLEALGAPELASDPRFVNGSDRMANLKELEAELSARFRKHTRAHWLAALDEKGVPCGPVHDMLEALNDPQTLARDMVVEVEHSTLGPVKTIGLPVKFSATPGKVRSGAPIYGEHTREVLREHGFDQAQIDAFEREGAIVAAAGRKEQVA, from the coding sequence ATGTCCCTTCAAGACCACACGACACCGCGTTCGGGGCCGCTCGCCGGCCTCAAGGTCATCGATCTCACCCATGTGATGGCGGGGCCGACCTGCACCCTGATGCTCGCCGACATGGGCGCTGACGTCATCAAGATCGAGAAATGGCCGAACGGCGACGACACGCGCCACTCGGTGCCGCCGACAATCGGTGACGAGGCAGCTTCCTTCCTCATGATGAACCGCAACAAGCGCGGCATCGTGCTCGACCTCAAGACCGCCGGCGGCAAGGAGGTGCTGCGTCGCCTGATTGCGGACGCCGACGTGCTGGTCGAGAATTTTGCGCCGGGCGCGATGGAGCGGCTCGGCTTTGGTTATGAGGAGTTGCACAGGGATTTTCCCGCGCTGATCTATTGCTCGCTGTCCGGTTTCGGCCGCACCGGTCCGTACAAGCATCGCCGCGGCTTCGATCTGGTCGCGCAGGCGATGAGCGGGATCATGAGTTTTACCGGCGAGCGGCCCGACGGTCCGCCGGTCAAATGCGGCCCGCCGCTCTCGGATATCACGGCCGGTCTCCTCGCCAGCATGGGCATTCTTGCCGCCTACTCGCACCGGCTGAAGACCGGCGAGGGGCAGTGGGTGGAGACCTCGCTCTTTGAAGCTGCGCTGGTCCAGACCTATTGGCAGTCGACGATTGCGCTCGCCAGCAACGTGGCGCCGCGCGCGATGGGCTCGGCCCATCCGCTCAACGCGCCGTATCAGGCGTTCGAGGCATCCGATGGCTGGCTCGTGGTCGGCGGCGCCAACAAGAAGCATTGGCTGTTGATGCTCGAAGCGCTCGGCGCGCCGGAGCTGGCGTCCGACCCGCGCTTCGTCAACGGCTCCGACCGCATGGCCAATCTGAAGGAGCTCGAAGCCGAGTTGAGCGCGCGCTTCCGCAAGCACACGCGGGCGCATTGGCTGGCGGCGCTGGACGAGAAGGGCGTGCCCTGCGGCCCCGTGCACGACATGCTGGAAGCGCTGAACGATCCGCAGACGCTGGCGCGTGATATGGTGGTCGAGGTCGAGCATTCGACGCTCGGACCGGTCAAGACGATCGGTCTGCCCGTCAAATTCTCGGCGACGCCCGGCAAGGTGCGTTCGGGCGCGCCCATCTATGGCGAGCACACGCGTGAGGTGCTGCGCGAGCATGGTTTCGATCAGGCGCAGATCGACGCCTTCGAGCGGGAGGGCGCGATCGTTGCCGCCGCCGGCCGCAAGGAGCAGGTCGCCTGA
- a CDS encoding tripartite tricarboxylate transporter substrate-binding protein: MRITSKLLLPAAAFMLAGAIPAQAAWQPQKPIEFVATAGPGGGTDNLARAVQSIITKYKLTDQPVVVVNKGGGSGAEGYVYGKASAGDPYKVIFGTSNAWQQPLVSKVAFNYTDLTPIAAMAQDEFLLWVKQDAPYKTAGDFLKAAASSEFKMGGAQSKDTDEVLTRMIEKAGKVKFTYIPFKSGAEAAVQLAGGHIDAHVNNPSESLGQWRGSTQRPLCAFSPKRLPQGPKITATEGWSDVPTCVEQGLAISQYEQPRTVWLPGKVTPDQAAFYVDLMKKVQATPEWKEYIEKTSQVDTFLTGAAFADFIKQDLEHIKQVAGEQGWLVK; encoded by the coding sequence ATGAGGATCACGTCGAAACTTCTGCTGCCCGCGGCAGCGTTCATGCTCGCGGGCGCGATTCCGGCCCAGGCTGCTTGGCAGCCGCAGAAACCGATCGAGTTCGTCGCAACCGCCGGGCCGGGCGGCGGCACCGACAACCTCGCGCGCGCCGTCCAGAGCATCATCACCAAGTACAAGCTGACCGACCAGCCAGTGGTGGTCGTCAACAAGGGCGGCGGCAGCGGCGCGGAAGGCTATGTCTACGGCAAGGCCTCCGCCGGCGATCCCTACAAGGTGATCTTCGGCACCTCGAACGCGTGGCAGCAGCCGCTCGTCTCCAAGGTCGCCTTCAACTACACCGACCTCACCCCGATCGCCGCGATGGCGCAGGACGAGTTTCTGCTGTGGGTGAAGCAGGACGCGCCCTATAAGACCGCCGGCGACTTCCTCAAGGCGGCGGCGAGCTCCGAGTTCAAGATGGGCGGCGCGCAGTCCAAGGATACCGACGAGGTGCTGACGCGGATGATCGAGAAGGCGGGGAAGGTCAAGTTCACCTACATCCCCTTCAAGAGCGGCGCGGAGGCTGCCGTGCAGCTGGCCGGCGGCCATATCGACGCCCATGTCAACAATCCCTCCGAGAGCCTCGGGCAATGGCGCGGCAGCACCCAGCGGCCGCTCTGCGCCTTCAGCCCGAAGCGGTTGCCGCAGGGGCCGAAGATCACGGCGACTGAGGGGTGGAGCGATGTGCCGACCTGCGTCGAGCAGGGGCTTGCGATCTCGCAATACGAGCAGCCCCGCACGGTGTGGCTGCCCGGCAAGGTCACCCCCGACCAGGCGGCATTCTACGTCGATCTCATGAAGAAGGTGCAGGCCACGCCCGAATGGAAGGAATACATCGAGAAGACCTCGCAGGTTGACACTTTCCTGACCGGCGCAGCGTTCGCTGATTTCATCAAGCAAGATCTCGAACACATCAAGCAGGTCGCGGGCGAACAGGGCTGGTTGGTGAAATAG